One genomic window of Roseateles sp. DAIF2 includes the following:
- a CDS encoding AIR synthase-related protein: MSTHAPSSPDTLSYEQAGVNYDLIDPLKIAAQRAAAATGAHLGGHGFSEVPASRGESAYVVDVGPFYLASIVECLGTKTLVADEMSKLTGKSFYAGIAQDTIAMAINDLITVGATPLVVQAYWAAGGSDWFGDKLRANELVTGWKKACDTCQVAWGGGETPALAGIVEEGRIDLAASCTGLINPKTRLSVGDKLGPGDAIVLLASSGIHANGLSLARKLVERLPKGYLTEIAPGLSYGEALLAPTMLYSPVTEALFKAGITPHYCANITGHGWRKLLRHPGQFTYRIHTVPPVTPVLKFIQEQAKQDDREAYSTLNMGAGFALFVPAAEAERTVEIAKACGVDAWVAGALEAGPKQLLIEPLDIRFSDDDLQLR; this comes from the coding sequence ATGAGCACGCACGCCCCCTCCTCGCCCGACACCCTCAGCTACGAGCAAGCCGGTGTCAACTACGACCTGATCGACCCGCTGAAGATCGCCGCCCAGCGCGCGGCCGCGGCCACCGGCGCCCATCTGGGCGGCCATGGTTTCAGCGAAGTGCCGGCCTCGCGCGGCGAGTCGGCCTATGTGGTGGACGTGGGCCCGTTCTACCTGGCCTCGATCGTCGAGTGCCTGGGCACCAAGACCCTGGTGGCCGACGAGATGAGCAAGCTCACCGGCAAGAGCTTCTACGCCGGCATCGCGCAGGACACGATCGCGATGGCGATCAACGACCTGATCACCGTCGGCGCGACGCCGCTGGTGGTGCAGGCCTACTGGGCCGCCGGTGGCTCGGACTGGTTCGGCGACAAGCTGCGCGCCAACGAGCTGGTGACCGGCTGGAAGAAGGCCTGCGACACCTGCCAGGTCGCCTGGGGCGGCGGCGAGACGCCAGCGCTGGCCGGCATCGTGGAAGAAGGCCGCATCGACCTGGCCGCCTCCTGCACCGGCCTGATCAATCCCAAGACCCGCCTGTCGGTCGGCGACAAACTAGGCCCCGGCGACGCCATCGTGCTGCTGGCCTCCAGCGGCATCCATGCCAACGGCCTGAGCCTCGCGCGCAAGCTGGTGGAGCGCCTGCCCAAGGGCTACCTGACCGAGATCGCGCCGGGCCTGAGCTACGGCGAGGCCCTGCTGGCCCCGACCATGCTCTATTCGCCGGTCACCGAGGCGCTGTTCAAGGCCGGCATCACGCCGCATTACTGCGCCAACATCACCGGCCATGGCTGGCGCAAGCTGCTGCGCCATCCGGGCCAGTTCACCTACCGCATCCACACGGTGCCGCCGGTCACGCCGGTGCTGAAATTCATCCAGGAACAGGCCAAGCAGGACGACCGCGAGGCCTACTCGACCCTGAACATGGGGGCAGGTTTTGCCCTGTTCGTGCCGGCCGCCGAGGCCGAGCGCACCGTCGAGATCGCCAAGGCCTGCGGCGTCGACGCCTGGGTCGCCGGCGCGTTGGAAGCCGGCCCCAAGCAGCTGCTGATCGAGCCGCTGGACATCCGTTTCAGCGACGACGACCTGCAGCTGCGCTGA
- the dnaX gene encoding DNA polymerase III subunit gamma/tau → MSYQVLARKYRPHSFEELRGQEHVVQALANALTQQRLHHAYLFTGTRGVGKTTVSRILAKSLNCTGADGQGTITAQPCGVCEACRDIDAGRFVDYVELDAASNRGVEEISQLLDQAVYKPVVGRFKVYMIDEVHMLSNTAFNAMLKTLEEPPEYLKFVLATTDPQKVPVTVLSRCLQFNLRPMAPQTVLEHLTAVLATENVPAEAGALRLLARAARGSMRDALSLTDQAIAFGAGQLSEPGVRQMLGTVDRGHVTAILDALAAADGPALVAQAEALRGLGLSPAGTLEDLAGLLQQMAVAQAAPKALDEQDPDTAEAKRLAALLPADEIQLMYSMALHGRQELALAPDDYAGLTMVLLRMLAFRPSGAPVAQPRRPEAAAPAAPAPVAAAAASAPLLRPAAPSLAVKPPEPAPVAVAPAPTPVPAPEPAAVQAPEPEPPVVKAAPPAPVPAPAPAPAPSLRGQAAPIAPSARLRPRPVAAEPKPEEAAGDEPPPWLDAPPSDEDGLAAEASSDADLGPSEAESSSYASTAGADVQLVPTALGERWATTVKRLPLVAMARELALQAECIGLDEQAETMVWQLRVERDSLRQQGLQDKLQAALSTLLERPVRLEVSQGVAQDSPALRDAAEAQARQRQTEQIVFDDPLVQQLLAQFKTARIVPGSIKPH, encoded by the coding sequence ATGAGCTACCAGGTCCTCGCACGCAAGTATCGCCCCCACAGTTTCGAAGAACTGCGGGGCCAGGAGCATGTGGTGCAGGCCCTGGCCAATGCGCTGACGCAGCAGCGGCTGCACCATGCCTATCTGTTCACCGGCACCCGCGGCGTGGGCAAGACCACGGTCTCGCGCATCCTGGCCAAGAGCCTGAACTGCACCGGCGCGGATGGGCAAGGCACGATCACCGCCCAGCCCTGCGGCGTCTGCGAGGCCTGCCGCGACATCGATGCCGGCCGCTTCGTCGACTATGTGGAGCTGGACGCGGCCTCCAACCGCGGCGTCGAGGAGATCTCGCAGCTGCTGGACCAGGCGGTCTACAAGCCGGTGGTGGGGCGCTTCAAGGTCTACATGATCGACGAAGTGCACATGCTCTCGAACACCGCCTTCAACGCGATGCTGAAGACGCTGGAGGAGCCGCCCGAATACCTGAAGTTCGTGCTGGCCACCACCGATCCGCAGAAGGTGCCGGTCACCGTGCTGTCGCGCTGCCTGCAGTTCAATCTGCGGCCGATGGCGCCGCAGACCGTGCTGGAACATCTGACGGCCGTGCTGGCCACCGAGAACGTGCCGGCCGAGGCGGGCGCGCTGCGCCTTCTGGCGCGCGCGGCGCGCGGCTCGATGCGCGATGCGCTGTCGCTGACCGACCAGGCCATTGCCTTCGGCGCCGGCCAGTTGAGCGAACCTGGTGTGCGCCAGATGCTGGGCACGGTCGACCGCGGCCATGTCACCGCCATCCTCGACGCGCTCGCCGCGGCCGATGGCCCGGCCCTGGTCGCCCAGGCCGAGGCGCTGCGCGGCCTGGGACTGTCGCCGGCCGGCACCCTGGAGGATCTGGCCGGCCTGCTGCAGCAGATGGCCGTGGCCCAGGCCGCGCCCAAGGCGCTGGACGAGCAGGACCCGGACACGGCCGAGGCCAAGCGCCTGGCCGCGCTGCTGCCGGCCGACGAGATCCAGCTGATGTACAGCATGGCCCTGCATGGCCGCCAGGAACTGGCGCTGGCGCCGGACGACTATGCCGGCCTTACCATGGTGCTGCTGCGCATGCTGGCCTTCCGCCCGAGCGGCGCTCCTGTGGCGCAGCCGCGCCGGCCCGAGGCGGCAGCTCCGGCGGCGCCGGCACCGGTGGCTGCCGCCGCGGCCAGCGCACCGCTGCTGCGCCCGGCCGCGCCGAGCCTGGCGGTCAAGCCGCCCGAACCGGCGCCGGTGGCCGTTGCGCCAGCGCCGACACCCGTGCCGGCACCCGAGCCCGCCGCGGTGCAGGCGCCCGAACCCGAGCCGCCCGTGGTCAAGGCCGCGCCGCCGGCACCTGTTCCTGCCCCAGCTCCGGCCCCGGCCCCCAGCCTGCGCGGCCAGGCCGCCCCGATCGCGCCCAGCGCGCGGCTGCGGCCGCGCCCGGTGGCGGCCGAGCCCAAGCCCGAGGAGGCTGCCGGCGACGAGCCGCCGCCCTGGCTGGATGCGCCGCCCTCGGACGAGGACGGTCTGGCGGCCGAGGCTTCGTCCGACGCCGACCTGGGTCCGTCCGAGGCCGAGTCGAGCTCCTATGCCTCCACCGCCGGCGCCGATGTGCAGCTGGTGCCGACCGCGCTGGGCGAACGCTGGGCCACGACGGTCAAGCGCCTGCCGCTGGTGGCGATGGCGCGCGAGCTGGCGCTGCAGGCCGAATGCATCGGCCTGGACGAGCAGGCCGAAACCATGGTCTGGCAGCTGCGCGTGGAGCGCGACTCGCTGCGCCAGCAGGGCCTGCAGGACAAGCTGCAGGCCGCGCTGAGCACCCTGCTGGAGCGGCCGGTGCGGCTCGAGGTGAGCCAGGGCGTGGCCCAGGATTCGCCGGCGCTGCGCGATGCGGCCGAGGCCCAGGCGCGCCAGCGCCAGACCGAACAGATCGTTTTCGACGACCCGCTGGTGCAGCAGCTGCTGGCCCAGTTCAAGACCGCGCGCATCGTGCCCGGGTCCATCAAACCCCACTGA
- the rnhA gene encoding ribonuclease HI, translated as MTSSENKPAAAIQKPVVIIYTDGACKGNPGPGGWGAWLKAGEHEKELFGGERNTTNNRMELTAPIEALASLKRSCKITIYTDSEYVRKGMTEWISGWQRRGWKTADGKPVKNAELWQRLDALRKLHEVDWRWVKGHAGDPGNERADALANKGVASI; from the coding sequence ATGACGAGCAGCGAGAACAAGCCGGCAGCGGCGATCCAGAAACCGGTGGTGATCATCTACACCGACGGCGCCTGCAAGGGCAACCCGGGCCCCGGCGGCTGGGGCGCCTGGCTGAAGGCCGGCGAGCATGAGAAGGAGCTGTTCGGCGGCGAGCGCAACACGACCAACAACCGCATGGAGCTGACCGCCCCGATCGAGGCCCTGGCCTCGCTGAAGCGCAGCTGCAAGATCACGATCTATACCGACAGCGAGTACGTGCGCAAGGGCATGACCGAATGGATCTCGGGCTGGCAGCGCCGCGGCTGGAAGACCGCCGACGGCAAGCCGGTCAAGAACGCCGAGCTGTGGCAGCGCCTGGATGCGCTGCGCAAGCTGCACGAGGTGGACTGGCGCTGGGTCAAGGGCCATGCCGGCGATCCCGGCAACGAGCGTGCCGACGCGCTGGCCAACAAGGGCGTGGCCTCGATCTGA
- a CDS encoding MAPEG family protein yields the protein MSVANYCILVACALPIACAGLAKSKGFGKRRRDGGFDNHNPRDWLARQGGWQARANAAQANSFEALPLFIAGVLAAQQMGGDQARIDMLALSFLTFRLIYIGLYLADQANLRSLAWAAAFGSGVALFFV from the coding sequence ATGAGCGTTGCCAACTACTGCATCCTGGTGGCCTGCGCGCTGCCGATCGCCTGCGCGGGCCTGGCCAAGTCCAAGGGCTTCGGCAAGCGCCGCCGCGACGGCGGCTTCGACAACCACAACCCGCGCGACTGGCTGGCGCGCCAGGGCGGCTGGCAGGCGCGCGCCAATGCGGCGCAGGCCAACAGCTTCGAGGCGCTGCCGCTGTTCATCGCCGGCGTGCTGGCGGCCCAGCAAATGGGTGGCGACCAGGCGCGCATCGACATGCTGGCGCTGTCCTTCCTGACCTTCCGGCTGATCTATATCGGCCTGTATCTGGCCGACCAGGCGAACCTGCGTTCGCTGGCCTGGGCCGCCGCCTTCGGCAGCGGCGTGGCCCTGTTCTTCGTCTAG
- the recR gene encoding recombination mediator RecR, whose amino-acid sequence MTVLEQLIEALKRLPGVGQKSAQRMAYHLLQHDREGARGIAAALSAAMEQVRHCQRCHTFSEAPVCAICSDAERDARLLCVVESPADQAALERTNSFRGFYFVLQGRLSPLDGLSTQAIGAEQLLARAAEPAVEEVILATSFTAEGEATAHVLAEALRSRGIKATRLARGVPVGSELEYVDLGTIAHALVDRR is encoded by the coding sequence TTGACCGTTCTCGAACAGCTGATCGAGGCGCTCAAGCGCCTGCCCGGCGTGGGCCAGAAATCGGCCCAGCGCATGGCCTACCACCTGCTGCAGCATGACCGCGAGGGCGCGCGCGGCATCGCCGCGGCGCTGAGCGCGGCGATGGAGCAGGTGCGCCATTGCCAGCGCTGCCACACCTTCAGCGAGGCACCGGTCTGCGCGATCTGCAGCGATGCCGAGCGCGACGCGCGCCTGCTGTGCGTGGTGGAAAGCCCGGCCGACCAGGCCGCGCTGGAGCGCACCAACTCGTTCCGCGGCTTCTACTTCGTGCTGCAGGGCCGGCTCAGCCCGCTGGACGGGCTGTCGACCCAGGCCATCGGCGCCGAGCAGCTGCTGGCGCGCGCGGCCGAGCCGGCGGTGGAGGAGGTGATCCTGGCCACCAGCTTCACCGCCGAGGGCGAGGCCACCGCCCATGTGCTGGCCGAGGCGCTGCGCTCGCGCGGCATCAAGGCCACGCGCCTGGCGCGCGGCGTGCCGGTGGGCAGCGAGCTGGAATATGTGGACCTGGGCACGATCGCCCATGCCCTGGTCGACCGCCGATAG
- a CDS encoding class I SAM-dependent methyltransferase, with product MTREAAIVELAAWLRTPPGRYLLAWEQARLDLAVADLFGFHALQLGLPELQGLRANRMPHRWLALEHPDQAAADWQASVPPVDAAQSGFSQFGSDSLLAPGGASLFSEFDALPFEAASLDLVVLPHTLEFAPDPHRTLREVERVLRPEGRLVILGINPASAWGLRQNLGRLQLRLPAASPPLYLPAAGDFIGYWRLRDWLRLLSFEVEGAQFGAYAPPLKSDKWLARWRWLENVGQRWWPVLGACYFLVAVKRVHGMRLVGLARQPARAKQARAAVALHQHHKIDR from the coding sequence ATGACGCGAGAAGCAGCAATTGTAGAGTTGGCCGCCTGGCTGCGGACCCCGCCCGGGCGCTACCTGCTGGCCTGGGAGCAGGCGCGGCTGGACCTGGCAGTGGCGGACCTGTTCGGTTTTCATGCGCTGCAGCTGGGCCTGCCGGAGCTGCAGGGCCTGCGCGCCAACCGGATGCCGCACCGCTGGCTGGCGCTGGAGCATCCGGACCAGGCCGCGGCCGACTGGCAGGCCAGCGTGCCGCCGGTGGATGCGGCGCAGTCCGGCTTCAGCCAGTTTGGCAGCGACAGCCTGCTGGCGCCGGGCGGCGCCTCGCTGTTCAGCGAGTTCGACGCCTTGCCCTTCGAGGCGGCCAGCCTGGACCTGGTGGTGCTGCCGCACACGCTGGAGTTCGCGCCCGACCCGCACCGCACCCTGCGCGAGGTGGAGCGGGTGCTGCGGCCCGAGGGGCGGCTGGTGATCCTGGGTATCAACCCGGCCAGCGCCTGGGGGCTGAGGCAGAATCTCGGCCGCCTGCAGCTGCGGCTGCCGGCGGCGAGTCCGCCGCTGTACCTGCCGGCCGCCGGCGACTTCATCGGCTACTGGCGGCTGCGCGACTGGCTGCGCCTCTTGAGCTTCGAGGTCGAGGGCGCGCAGTTCGGCGCCTATGCGCCGCCGCTGAAGAGCGACAAATGGCTGGCGCGCTGGCGCTGGCTGGAGAACGTGGGCCAGCGCTGGTGGCCGGTGCTGGGGGCCTGCTACTTCCTGGTGGCGGTCAAGCGCGTGCATGGCATGCGCCTGGTGGGCCTGGCGCGCCAGCCGGCCCGGGCCAAGCAGGCACGCGCGGCCGTGGCCCTGCACCAGCATCACAAGATTGATCGATAG
- a CDS encoding efflux RND transporter periplasmic adaptor subunit has protein sequence MSFKKLHSVVAVAALAGLSLFAWWWQKQPGQAGAVGLAAPGARASAPAGGGVGGGGGPVAVEVGRVQAQALADDAQAVGTLRARQAVVLKPEVSGRITKLGFTDGQRVRRGQLLVQLDDALQAAQLQEAEAQEGIARTQLQRNRELLAQSFVSPSVVDQAEATLKVAEAKVALAKAQLDRLQVRAPFDGVAGIRLVNLGDYVKDGSDLVSVEDASTMWVDFRLPERFVPRLRLGQDVGMQLDALPGQEFKARIEALDAQLDTNGRSMLVRARVQGDTATLRSGLFARVRVVFALREQALVVPEEALVPQGGKQYVIRLARTEKGLMSERIEARLGMRVPGKVELLGGVQADDLVVTAGQARLMRGESQPVKVVELDAGKPAPAKPAGAVASR, from the coding sequence ATGAGTTTCAAAAAACTACATAGCGTCGTTGCGGTGGCCGCGCTTGCCGGCCTGAGCCTCTTTGCCTGGTGGTGGCAGAAGCAGCCCGGCCAGGCCGGGGCGGTCGGTCTGGCCGCGCCCGGTGCGCGCGCCAGCGCGCCGGCAGGTGGCGGTGTTGGCGGCGGCGGTGGGCCGGTGGCGGTCGAGGTGGGTCGGGTGCAGGCCCAGGCCCTGGCCGACGATGCCCAGGCGGTCGGCACCCTGCGGGCGCGCCAGGCGGTGGTCCTGAAGCCCGAGGTCAGCGGCCGCATCACCAAGCTCGGTTTCACCGACGGCCAGCGCGTGCGCCGCGGCCAGCTGCTGGTGCAGCTGGACGATGCGCTGCAGGCGGCGCAGCTGCAGGAGGCCGAGGCCCAGGAGGGCATCGCGCGCACCCAGCTGCAGCGCAACCGCGAGCTGCTGGCGCAGAGCTTCGTCTCGCCCAGCGTGGTGGACCAGGCCGAGGCGACCCTGAAGGTGGCCGAGGCCAAGGTGGCGCTGGCCAAGGCGCAGCTGGACCGGCTGCAGGTGCGGGCGCCCTTCGACGGCGTGGCCGGCATCCGCCTGGTCAACCTGGGCGACTATGTGAAGGACGGCAGCGACCTGGTCAGCGTCGAGGATGCCTCGACGATGTGGGTCGACTTCCGCCTGCCGGAGCGCTTCGTGCCGCGCCTGCGCCTGGGCCAGGACGTGGGCATGCAGCTGGACGCGCTGCCGGGCCAGGAATTCAAGGCCCGCATCGAGGCGCTGGATGCGCAGCTGGACACCAACGGCCGCTCGATGCTGGTGCGCGCGCGGGTGCAGGGTGACACGGCCACGCTGCGCAGCGGGCTGTTCGCCCGGGTGCGGGTGGTGTTCGCGCTGCGCGAGCAGGCGCTGGTCGTGCCCGAGGAGGCGCTGGTGCCGCAGGGCGGCAAGCAATATGTGATCCGCCTGGCGCGCACCGAGAAGGGCCTGATGTCCGAGCGCATCGAGGCCAGGCTGGGCATGCGCGTGCCGGGCAAGGTGGAGCTGCTGGGCGGCGTCCAGGCCGACGATCTGGTGGTGACGGCCGGCCAGGCACGGCTGATGCGCGGCGAATCGCAGCCGGTCAAGGTGGTCGAGCTGGATGCCGGCAAGCCCGCCCCGGCCAAGCCGGCCGGCGCGGTCGCCAGCCGCTGA
- a CDS encoding SirB2 family protein, whose protein sequence is MDWFYTQMLELHRILAWCSVLMFSVRGLAFQAGATGWATDSRGGLIAFAINLLMVVSGLSLWVLLHFDPLRDDWLLAKLIAVCGYGACAHWSMREDRISLPVYLAALLLLAYVMAISYTRAPLLGL, encoded by the coding sequence GTGGACTGGTTCTACACGCAGATGCTGGAGCTGCACCGCATCCTGGCCTGGTGCAGCGTGCTGATGTTCTCGGTGCGCGGCCTGGCCTTCCAGGCCGGCGCCACCGGCTGGGCCACCGACAGCCGCGGCGGCCTGATCGCCTTCGCGATCAATCTGCTGATGGTGGTCAGCGGCCTGAGCCTGTGGGTGCTGCTGCACTTCGATCCCCTGCGCGACGACTGGCTGCTGGCCAAGCTGATCGCCGTCTGCGGCTACGGCGCCTGCGCCCATTGGTCGATGCGCGAGGACCGCATCAGCCTGCCGGTCTACCTGGCCGCACTGCTGCTGCTGGCCTATGTGATGGCCATCTCCTACACGCGCGCGCCGCTGCTCGGCCTGTGA
- the gloB gene encoding hydroxyacylglutathione hydrolase, producing MQLVALPAFTDNYIWMLHDSGEALVVDPGAAAPVLDALHRLGLALAGILVTHHHGDHVGGLAELLPRLTGRVHGPARENIPAPAGRFQALGDGDRVELLGQRFEVLDVPGHTAGHIAFFGAKIDGAPLLFCGDTLFSGGCGRLFEGTPAQMAGSLGRLAALPGNTRICCAHEYTLSNLRFAQTIEPANEALAAYRAWCESRRAQDLPTLPSSIGQEQAINPFLRCAQPAVQAAAAAHLQQPLTAMTDPVAVFATLRQWKNEFR from the coding sequence CTGCAACTGGTCGCTCTGCCCGCCTTCACCGACAACTACATCTGGATGCTGCACGATAGCGGCGAGGCCCTGGTGGTTGATCCCGGCGCGGCCGCTCCGGTGCTGGATGCCCTGCATCGCCTGGGCCTGGCCCTTGCCGGCATTCTAGTGACCCACCACCATGGCGACCATGTCGGCGGTCTGGCCGAACTGCTGCCGCGCCTGACCGGCCGGGTGCACGGCCCGGCGCGCGAGAACATCCCGGCGCCGGCCGGGCGCTTCCAGGCCCTGGGCGACGGCGACCGCGTCGAGCTGCTGGGCCAGCGCTTCGAGGTGCTGGACGTGCCGGGCCATACCGCCGGGCATATCGCCTTCTTCGGCGCCAAGATCGACGGCGCGCCGCTGCTGTTCTGCGGCGACACCCTGTTCTCCGGCGGCTGCGGCAGGCTGTTCGAGGGCACGCCGGCGCAGATGGCCGGCTCGCTGGGCCGCCTGGCGGCGCTGCCCGGGAATACCCGCATCTGCTGCGCCCACGAATACACCTTGTCGAATCTGCGCTTTGCGCAGACCATTGAGCCCGCGAACGAGGCGCTCGCCGCTTACCGGGCCTGGTGCGAGTCCCGCCGCGCGCAGGATCTGCCGACCCTGCCCTCCAGCATCGGGCAGGAGCAAGCCATCAACCCCTTTTTGCGCTGCGCGCAGCCGGCCGTGCAGGCCGCCGCCGCCGCGCATCTGCAGCAACCCCTGACCGCGATGACCGACCCGGTCGCGGTGTTCGCCACCCTGCGGCAATGGAAGAACGAATTCCGATGA
- a CDS encoding 2-hydroxychromene-2-carboxylate isomerase yields the protein MSAPIDFYFDFASPYGYIAAQSIDELAARHGRAVNWHAIVLDANFQSLERIRIPNSVMRSEYILRDVQRLATYMDVPYKAPSSLGLHTDQAAKIFHALKDRDPALGRRFAQAVFRAYFVEDRNIAQDEVLQEIGRALGIEAEEWRALGHEGAARARLKAEIDLAEARGVFGSPFFIVEGERFWGNDRLPQLERWLAQGPY from the coding sequence ATGTCCGCACCGATCGATTTCTACTTCGACTTCGCTTCGCCCTATGGCTATATCGCGGCGCAGTCGATCGATGAACTGGCGGCGCGCCATGGCCGCGCGGTGAACTGGCATGCGATCGTGCTGGACGCGAACTTCCAGTCGCTGGAACGCATCCGCATCCCCAACAGCGTGATGCGCAGCGAGTACATCCTGCGCGATGTGCAGCGCCTGGCCACCTATATGGACGTGCCCTACAAGGCGCCCAGCTCGCTGGGCTTGCACACCGACCAGGCGGCCAAGATCTTCCATGCGTTGAAGGACCGCGACCCGGCGCTGGGCCGGCGCTTCGCGCAGGCGGTGTTCCGCGCCTACTTCGTCGAGGACCGCAATATCGCGCAGGACGAGGTGCTGCAGGAGATCGGCCGGGCGCTGGGCATCGAGGCCGAGGAATGGCGCGCGCTGGGCCATGAGGGCGCGGCCCGCGCGCGGCTGAAGGCCGAGATCGACCTGGCCGAGGCGCGCGGCGTGTTCGGCTCGCCCTTCTTCATCGTCGAGGGCGAACGCTTCTGGGGCAATGACCGCCTGCCGCAGCTGGAGCGCTGGCTGGCCCAGGGCCCCTACTGA
- a CDS encoding YbaB/EbfC family nucleoid-associated protein yields MMKGQLAGLMKQAQAMQDNLKKAQDELGNIEVEGQSGAGLVKVTMTCKHDVKRVAIDPSLLTDDKDMLEDLVAAAFNDGVRRAEQVSQEKMSKLTAGMPLPPGMKFPF; encoded by the coding sequence ATGATGAAGGGTCAACTTGCCGGCCTGATGAAGCAGGCCCAGGCCATGCAGGACAACCTGAAGAAGGCCCAGGACGAGCTCGGCAATATCGAGGTCGAGGGCCAATCCGGCGCCGGTCTGGTGAAGGTCACGATGACCTGCAAGCACGACGTCAAGCGCGTCGCGATCGATCCCAGCCTGCTGACGGACGACAAGGACATGCTGGAAGATCTGGTGGCCGCCGCCTTCAACGACGGCGTGCGCCGCGCCGAGCAGGTCAGCCAGGAAAAGATGAGCAAGCTGACCGCCGGCATGCCCCTGCCGCCCGGCATGAAGTTCCCGTTCTGA
- a CDS encoding transglycosylase SLT domain-containing protein: MKSKTPAPSRLSSLALASLAALLSACASLPPQSATSPATPPAAPHAAAPAAAPVLAPLDLGQPAPAAAPQAMPQVEDSLDPGVSINLDDSAARADLWARLRDGFAMPDLQNELVGRAESWYSDRPDYVARMTERGSRYLYHIVAEVEKRKMPMELALLPFIESAFNPQALSSAKASGMWQFMPATGRDFDLKQNIFRDDRRDVLASTRAALDYLGRLHAMFGDWHLALAAYNWGQGNVQRAIKRNEKAGLPTDYESLRMPDETRYYVPKLQAVKNIVLRPQAYALALPPVANHPYFLSVAIDRDIDVEVAARLAAMSPEAFKQFNPQANKPVLLAAAGTQVLLPYDNADAFARNLATHRGPLASWTAWVVPKTMKPADAAKQVGMSEALLRELNRIPPRMLVKAGSTLLVPRSGKRDQDVSEHLAENASISLAPDVPPLRRVSLKAGKGDTVASVARRYKVSAEQVAQWNKVSAKASFKPGQTLVVYTAGGTRVAASGSSGRATKAVKSGRAGAKVAKGGARSAGVKTARAAAAQKPGKR; this comes from the coding sequence ATGAAGTCCAAGACCCCCGCCCCATCCCGCCTCAGCAGCCTGGCGTTGGCCAGCCTCGCCGCCCTGCTGAGCGCCTGCGCCAGCCTGCCGCCGCAGTCCGCCACCAGCCCCGCGACCCCGCCCGCCGCGCCGCATGCCGCCGCCCCCGCCGCGGCGCCGGTGCTGGCGCCGCTGGACCTGGGCCAGCCGGCCCCGGCGGCCGCGCCGCAGGCCATGCCCCAGGTCGAGGACAGTCTGGACCCCGGCGTCAGCATCAACCTGGACGACAGCGCCGCGCGCGCCGACCTGTGGGCGCGGCTGCGCGACGGCTTCGCGATGCCTGACCTGCAGAACGAGCTGGTCGGCCGTGCCGAGAGCTGGTACAGCGACCGCCCCGACTATGTGGCCCGCATGACCGAGCGCGGCAGCCGCTACCTCTATCACATCGTCGCCGAGGTCGAGAAGCGCAAGATGCCGATGGAGCTGGCCCTGCTGCCCTTCATCGAGAGCGCCTTCAACCCGCAGGCCCTGTCCAGCGCCAAGGCCTCCGGCATGTGGCAGTTCATGCCCGCCACCGGGCGCGATTTCGACCTGAAGCAGAACATCTTCCGCGACGACCGCCGCGACGTGCTGGCCTCGACCCGCGCCGCGCTGGACTATCTGGGCCGCCTGCACGCGATGTTCGGCGACTGGCATCTGGCGCTGGCCGCCTACAACTGGGGCCAGGGCAATGTGCAGCGCGCGATCAAGCGCAACGAGAAGGCCGGCCTGCCGACCGACTACGAGAGCCTGCGCATGCCCGACGAGACTCGTTATTACGTGCCCAAGCTGCAGGCCGTGAAGAACATCGTGCTGCGCCCGCAGGCTTATGCGCTGGCGCTGCCGCCGGTCGCCAACCACCCCTATTTCCTCAGCGTCGCGATCGACCGCGACATCGACGTCGAGGTGGCCGCGCGCCTGGCCGCGATGTCGCCGGAGGCCTTCAAGCAGTTCAACCCGCAGGCCAACAAGCCGGTGCTGCTGGCCGCCGCCGGCACCCAGGTGCTGCTGCCCTACGACAACGCCGACGCCTTCGCCCGCAACCTGGCCACGCACCGCGGCCCGCTGGCCAGCTGGACCGCCTGGGTCGTGCCCAAGACCATGAAGCCGGCCGACGCCGCCAAGCAGGTCGGCATGAGCGAGGCCCTGCTGCGCGAGCTCAACCGCATCCCACCGCGCATGCTGGTCAAGGCCGGCTCCACCCTGCTGGTGCCGCGCAGCGGCAAGCGCGACCAGGACGTCTCCGAGCATCTGGCCGAGAACGCCAGCATCAGCCTGGCGCCCGATGTGCCGCCGCTGCGCCGCGTCAGCCTGAAGGCCGGCAAGGGCGACACGGTGGCCTCGGTGGCGCGCCGCTACAAGGTCAGCGCCGAGCAGGTCGCGCAGTGGAACAAGGTCTCGGCCAAGGCCAGCTTCAAGCCCGGCCAGACCCTGGTGGTCTACACCGCCGGCGGCACCCGCGTGGCCGCCAGCGGCTCGAGCGGCCGCGCGACCAAGGCCGTCAAGAGCGGCCGGGCCGGCGCCAAGGTGGCCAAGGGCGGCGCCCGCAGCGCCGGCGTCAAGACCGCCCGCGCCGCCGCGGCGCAGAAGCCCGGCAAGCGCTGA